The Salvia hispanica cultivar TCC Black 2014 unplaced genomic scaffold, UniMelb_Shisp_WGS_1.0 HiC_scaffold_1474, whole genome shotgun sequence genome contains the following window.
TTATCTTGGACATTGTCTAATGGAGCTGGCTAATGAGGTCACTTAACTAACTAACTGCttatttttattccatcaaCATTGTTATATATAACCTAGTTGAGATGATATATATAACTGAACAATAATGtggtttttttatatagggagtggttgagaagaagaagatagatGAGTTGAACTTGCCTCTCTACGATCCGAGAGAGGGGGAGGTGAGGAGGGTGATAGAGAGGAACGGGTGCTTTAGCGTTGTGAAGATGGAGTTGCTGTATCCGTTTGAGACTAGAGAGATTGAGGTGGGTAGCTTGATTGTGCCGTTGAGGGCTGCACTAGAAGGTGTTTTCATCGCTTGCTTTGGGAATTCAGTGGTGGACAAAGTTTTCAGCAAAATGTTTACCAAAACTGATGAAATTGCTAAGAGGTTGGAGAGTGTGCATGATCATGCTCAGCTCTTTCTTGTGTTGAAGCGCAAATGATTCATTGGGATTGCTTCTATTttcaagtttaatttcctcatgAGTAAGGAGTAATAATGTGGCATCATTTTGTATTTGTCAATCGGAGTTTCACTGTATTTGGTAACTTAATAAATCGAATTTGTCACAACAGAATCAATTTATTAGGGGCAAATTGtcaaaaatatcatgaaatatgatcaaattctgGCCCGTCCAACACTTTTTacaatatgaaaattaaaccacaaaatgaaaattttgcaaCTATA
Protein-coding sequences here:
- the LOC125198444 gene encoding probable S-adenosylmethionine-dependent methyltransferase At5g37990, with product MRHGDGAAGEEAAVASQQRAGVPGSFHGRLFPCSSISVAHSSFAVQWLSKQPQGAPNEGRIHCSDAPEAVLKAYSDQYEKDLGDFVSARGEEVVSGGLMILVFAAAPDGIPHSEILTSVLYSYLGHCLMELANEGVVEKKKIDELNLPLYDPREGEVRRVIERNGCFSVVKMELLYPFETREIEVGSLIVPLRAALEGVFIACFGNSVVDKVFSKMFTKTDEIAKRLESVHDHAQLFLVLKRK